Within the Vagococcus carniphilus genome, the region ATAGTTTTGAATGACCCTAGGATTTAAAATCGGAATGATTCTAAAATGAATTTTTTCATTTTCTTTTTGAATGATATCTAAAAATTTCTTTTCAGAATTTAAACTGTGTTTGTCTAACGGATTAATAAATAAGTAAATTTCGATCAATAGCAACGCCTCCTAACCAATACGCCACTTCCCTAACCATCTATAATTTATCAAATAAACGTTTAAAGGAAAAGGAAAAGGCTTGTGAAAATTATTACGCCTCAGTCTGTTGTTTATATGCTAACATGCGGGCTATCTTTTTATCTGCATGACGCACTGGAATGTGATGCTTTTTAAGGATATCTTTAAAAATAAGAGAACCTTCTTTTACATCAGTCACTTCCATTTCTAGCTCATAATCTGTTTTACCATAATAAAGACTCTTATCTAAAACTAGTAAAACGTTTGACTGAAGACTAACTTCCCCTCGAGTAGTCGTTAACTGTCCAATTGGTTGTAAACTGGAGAGTTGAATCCCTTCATGAATCAAATACTCAGCTACTTCACTTGTTTCTAATGAAATTTGTTCTACTAAAGAAAGTTCTGAAGTAAAAGAGCTTAAATAATCTGTTACTTCTAATAAGGTATGTTGATTAGAAGTTGGAGTTTTTAAAGTAAACTCAGTGGTGCTATTAGATAATCTAATTCGAAGCCCCATTTTTTTAGCTTTAAGTTTAA harbors:
- a CDS encoding CYTH domain-containing protein, which codes for MSKEMEIEFKNMLNKEEYDSLLAEYQLSESSLKTQTNIYFDTPDFKLKAKKMGLRIRLSNSTTEFTLKTPTSNQHTLLEVTDYLSSFTSELSLVEQISLETSEVAEYLIHEGIQLSSLQPIGQLTTTRGEVSLQSNVLLVLDKSLYYGKTDYELEMEVTDVKEGSLIFKDILKKHHIPVRHADKKIARMLAYKQQTEA